Proteins from a genomic interval of Schistosoma mansoni strain Puerto Rico chromosome 6, complete genome:
- a CDS encoding putative peroxidasin: MSSVMKHGICWNEQSEDKIYEDDGDDGNEEHTTDIILTFVLAVDSETLLNRESTIARPKSVNSSSSGLSNGHNNFMYFHLEYSIMNKDDFLFSTDVVVFSKSIAKIYPTNCSSKLANPCEFNDTLWIVWTEQIPIVITDEIIIDFWNLTQTGGIRIKCWDQRDKCSIQTRFDRPRSVNNNSNKQSEDNLKDGKKLSEVQSTITMLNSYRKNSKNTQMNNSNTESVSKGCKTISQSKTKNHIKYVNTSNQSCSSRMKVLSAGYRSRKTDKIQDPVESWGTCCLVLQTGHLFRINPPGWIVASKPLTQTTNISLNKPPLSSVTLELESNFKDILVGMKLSNPLMSDHQRQKFQPIILTIDRLHNLPVAPYRSYEEMRNICEPLRLVTTFSDVWSHQSRDYVQEKEIYMDEVQVILTYDIHGLYLRELVQTLPVVIDLYDRVCHDDGTNEVKQLPGNGLFCTEPDDDKIGKAQPNLKTNVFSTKCIDKNTGENRSKIPSPTGRIVLDLSEIIHLKCVKMKRTLPILPISESDLDLLKDHRSINENPRSIPRSYIGYVDCQCEISIEIEMNINMNRLLQINTLPENAQTIERMVFILEKPDKTEIEAKYVSEIIEKIQLFVLKSNARSIGISDELPLHIIKANLNSRQSQYMPCIHSKSSNAILLNNSNDKHNNEDIPLVNKLITGFYLNDEDFNLIILETDHHDIIQLTLITSEECPKRCACMGQTIRCQNVGFRTIPQLPTIVPSSDGGVLEYLTIVENSIMRLEKASFEGHLDLLRLELYSNQIVWISVEAFIGMPMLKVLVLRSNRLAYLPQDVFTPVYTLEELDLSNNQLKHIPFSVEGLIYLKRLSLGNNPIHCPCELVDFSLSLMYVESKSSRVTCHSPSQVRNVRLSDLAGRLRTLVNQTRLLGYQAINNADRNRVLYSEPYQQLYGYWPWPHCPRQDFGGKTPQLLTASDSNYETHDPTSDDLINNGPVQNNQDNPENKAPTIVVQLQNVKVVAGEIARFICRGESGVPSQITWILPVKATRYIRLYRRRQILEITEAHDYHEGSYTCVLSNSYGVTTSEGILQLIQPTKPTIIEAPPADDNSVAEHSVMDLRCTAKGLPKPYISWVWQKDSLPLQLVTGGRYIVRSHSTEINSLQFRFQNNLSIYSTDQYILAENEKTETMSVLLVRNVTTEDAHGRYICYVANRLGSARVSTVIRVLSDGPHHVSSSSEIYDGTIENEDKNHESSNSQTSDGDDLVKEIIEKARKRIDTAIRKTADRLRDTGRRRSSADIASLFRQPNRAALELAKAAEVYEAAIDEVTSILRQRNQKHFEFNKTDTMPDEFEEYDEVDPNSRDTLGVELNTDQLAIIAQLSGCQSAQQLDPCSRQLCFHLRYRSIDGTCNNLNHPRWGAALVPFRRLLPPKYENGMNTPIGWSSTKLYFGYPKPSARLVSRELLGNASLMVKLTNMVEAYNKQMKMKKNEMSTMNVSLKFNKFKLKLMHLATIKKGTYNLDRICSVYTNTSPNLLPQRKLSLIVFLAKLRAVLFDEMGDH; the protein is encoded by the exons ATGAGTTCAGTTATGAAACATGGTATATGTTGGAATGAACAATCAGAGGACAAGATTTATGAAGATGACGGTGATGATGGTAATGAAGAACATACAACAGACATTATATTAACATTTGTGCTGGCTGTTGATTCTGAAACTCTGTTAAATAGAGAATCTACTATCGCACGACCAAAGTCAGTTAACTCAAGTTCATCTGGTTTATCCAACGGACATAACAATTTTATGTATTTTCATCTAGAatattcaataatgaataaagACGATTTTTTATTTTCTACTGATGTGGTAGTATTTTCAAAATCCATTGCCAAAATCTACCCAACAAACTGTTCATCAAAGCTAGCGAACCCATGTGAATTTAATGACACTTTATGGATTGTATGGACCGAACAAATACCAATAGTGATTACGGATGAAATAATTATTGACTTTTGGAATTTAACACAAACTGGTGGCATACGTATTAAATGTTGGGATCAACGAGATAAGTGTTCAATTCAGACAAGATTTGATAGACCAAGATCTGTTAATAATAACAGCAACAAACAGTCTGAGGATAACTTGAAGGATGGTAAAAAGTTAAGTGAAGTTCAGTCTACAATAACCATGTTAAATTCATATCGTAAAAATTCAAAGAATACACaaatgaataattcaaatacagAGAGTGTTTCTAAGGGATGTAAAACAATATCacaatcaaaaacaaaaaatcaCATAAAAT ACGTAAATACATCCAACCAATCTTGCAGTAGCAGAATGAAAGTATTATCTGCTGGTTATAGATCAAGAAAAACTGACAAAATCCAAGATCCTGTTGAAAGTTGGGGAACATGTTGTTTAGTCTTACAAACAGGACATTTATTTCGAATAAATCCACCGGGATGGATTGTAGCAAGTAAACCACTGACACAAACTACTAATATATCATTGAATAagccaccattatcttcagtgactTTAGAATTAGAGAGTAATTTTAAAGATATATTAGTTGGTATGAAACTTTCTAATCCATTGATGTCTGATCACCAGAGGCAGAAATTTCAGCCAATCATATTGACTATCGACAGATTACATAATCTTCCTGTTGCTCCATATAGAAGCTATGAAGAAATGAGAAATATATGTGAACCATTACGATTAGTAACTACATTTTCTGATGTATGGAGCCATCAGTCACGAGATTATGTTCAAGAAAAGGAAATATATATGGATGAAGTACAG GTTATCCTAACATATGATATTCATGGATTATATCTTCGTGAATTGGTACAAACTTTACCTGTAGTCATTGATTTGTACGACAGAGTGTGCCATGACGATGGAacaaatgaagttaaacaactaCCTGGAAATGGTTTATTTTGCACTGAGCCAGATGATGATAAAATTGGAAAAGCTCAAccaaatttaaaaacaaatgtaTTTTCAACGAAATGTATAGATAAAAATACTGGTGAAAACCGCTCTAAAATTCCATCACCTACTGGAAGGATTGTCTTGGATTTAAGTGAAATAATCCATTTAAAATGTGTTAAAATGAAACGAACACTGCCTATACTGCCAATTAGCGAATCTGATCTAGATTTATTAAAAGACCATAGATCTATTAATGAAAATCCTAGAAGTATTCCTCGTAGTTATATTGGTTACGTGGATTGTCAGTGTGAAATATCCATTGAAATAGAGATGAATATCAACATGAATCGACTATTACAAATAAACACCTTACCTGAAAATGCACAGACTATTGAACGTATGGTTTTCATCTTGGAAAAACCTGATAAAACCGAAATAGAAG cAAAGTATGTTTCAGAGATAATAGAAAAGATTCAATTATTTGTATTAAAATCTAATGCACGTTCTATTGGAATATCTGATGAATTACCTTTACATATCATTAAAGCAAATTTAAATTCTAGACAATCACAATATATGCCATGTATCCATTCAAAATCATCTAATGcaatattattaaataactCTAATGATAAACATAATAATGAAGATATTCCACTAGTAAATAAATTGATTACTggattttatttaaatgatgaagattttaatttaattatccTTGAAACTGATCATCATGATATAA TTCAATTAACTTTGATCACAAGTGAAGAATGTCCTAAGAGATGTGCATGTATGGGACAGACAATACGTTGTCAAAATGTTGGTTTTCGAACTATACCACAATTACCAACTATTGTACCTAGTTCAGATGGTGGAGTTCTTGAATATTTAACAATTGTAGAAAATTCAATTATGCGTTTGGAGAAAGCATCATTTGAAGGACATTTAGATTTGTTACGTTTAGAATTATATTCAAATCAAATTGTATGGATATCAGTTGAAGCATTTATTGGTATGCCAATGCTTAAAGTTTTAGTATTGCGTTCAAATCGTTTGGCTTATTTACCACAAGATGTATTTACACCAGTGTATACACTGGAAGAACTAGACTTGTCAAACAATCAGTTGAAACATATACCATTTTCAGTAGAAGGATTAATTTATCTAAAGCGTTTATCACTTGGTAATAATCCAATTCATTGTCCCTGTGAACTAGTTGATTTTTCATTATCCCTTATGTATGTGGAATCAAAATCGTCAAGAGTCACTTGTCATAGTCCATCACAAGTACGGAACGTTAGACTATCAGATTTAGCCGGTCGCCTTCGTACTCTAGTAAATCAAACACGTTTACTAGGCTATCAAGCAATAAATAATGCAGACAGAAATAGGGTACTTTATTCAGAACCTTATCAACAATTATATGGTTATTGGCCATGGCCACATTGTCCAAGACAAGATTTTGGCGGAAAGACGCCTCAATTACTGACTGCATCAGATAGTAATTACGAAACACATGATCCAACTTCAGATGATCTTATTAATAATGGTCCTGTGCAAAACAATCAAGATAATCCTGAAAACAAAGCACCAACTATAGTTGTTCAACTGCAAAATGTTAAAGTAGTGGCTGGTGAAATAGCCAGATTTATATGTAGAGGGGAATCAGGTGTTCCTAGTCAAATCACATGGATTTTACCTGTTAAAGCTACACGTTATATAAGACTATATAGAAGACGACAA ATTCTAGAAATTACCGAGGCTCATGATTATCATGAAGGTAGTTATACTTGTGTATTATCTAATTCATATGGTGTTACTACTTCAGAAGGTATTCTTCAACTAATCCAACCAACAAAACCGACAATAATTGAAGCTCCACCAGCTGATGATAATTCTGTGGCAGAACATTCAGTTATGGATTTACgttgtacagcgaaaggtttaCCAAAACCGTATATATCATGGGTATGGCAAAAGGACAGTTTACCATTACAGTTAGTTACAGGCGGTCGGTATATTGTACGTAGTCATAGTACagaaataaattcattacaATTCCgatttcaaaataatttgagTATTTATTCAACAGATCAATATATTCTAGCTGAAAATGAGAAAACAGAAACAATGAGTGTGTTATTAGTTCGAAATGTGACCACAGAAGATGCACATGGTAGATACATATGTTATGTAGCAAACAGGCTAGGTTCAGCACGTGTTTCTACAGTAATTCGTGTTCTGTCTGACGGTCCTCATCACGTATCATCCAGTTCCGAAATTTATGATGGGACGAttgaaaatgaagataaaaatcatgagtcatcAAATTCTCAAACTAGTGATGGTGATGATCTTGTcaaagaaataatagaaaaagcaCGTAAACGTATTGATACAGCTATTCGCAAAACAGCTGACCGTTTAAGAGATACAGGTCGGAGAAGATCGTCTGCAGATATTGCCTCATTATTTCGACAACCAAATCGTGCAGCACTTGAACTAGCTAAAGCAGCTGAAGTTTATGAAGCGGCAATCGATGAAGTGACCAGCATCTTACGTCAAAGAAATCAAAAACATTTTGAATTTAACAAAACTGATACAATGCCGGATGAATTTGAAGAATATGATGAGGTTGATCCGAATTCACGTGATACATTAGGTGTTGAACTGAACACAGATCAATTGGCTATAATAGCTCAATTATCAGGTTGTCAAAGTGCTCAACaattagatccatgttcaagaCAATTATGTTTCCATTTACGCTATCGTTCAATTGATGGTACAtgtaataatttaaatcatCCTAGGTGGGGTGCCGCATTGGTACCATTCAGACGTTTATTACCACCAAAATATGAAAATGGTATGAATACGCCGATTGGATGGTCTTCTACAAAATTATACTTTGGATATCCTAAACCATCTGCTCGATTGGTTTCTCGAGAATTATTAGGCAATGCATCTTTGATGGTTAAGCTAACCAATAT